In a single window of the Nicotiana tomentosiformis chromosome 8, ASM39032v3, whole genome shotgun sequence genome:
- the LOC138897929 gene encoding uncharacterized protein: MVEYEACILGLRLAIDMNVQELLVIGDSDLLVHQVLGEWSTKNTKILPYLHCVQELIKRFTKIEFKHVPRIKNEFTDALATLSSMIQHLDNNFIDHITIGFHKQPAYCAHVEEEIDENLWFHDIIKYLEKGEYPEHATHT; encoded by the coding sequence atggtggaatatgaggcctgcatccTGGGACTTAGGTTGGCCATTGATATGAACGTTCAGGAGTTGTTGGTAATCGGAGATTCCGATCTATTGGTgcaccaggttctaggagaatggtctacgaagaacaccaaaatattgccatacttgcactgtgtacaagagctgatcaagagattcacaaagatagagttcaagcATGTTCCAAGGATTAAGAATGAGTTTACAGATGCATTAgccactttatcttccatgatacaacacctagACAATAATTTCATCGATCATATCACAATAGGATTTcataagcagccagcttattgtgcgcACGTTGAAGAAGAAATTGACGAAAATctgtggttccacgacatcataAAATACTTAGAAAAGGGAGAATATCCAGAGCATGCTACACACACATAG